The Oscillatoria salina IIICB1 genomic interval AGTGCGCCAGTATTGGACAAATCTCAATCGATTAATGAACTCTAAGCAACCTAATTCGCAAGAAAAAATATTTGATCCGCAGTTACGAAGAAAGTTTCGCTCAAAAACGCGACGAGACTTTCAAGTACCTAAAACTGACCGAGAAATTCCCGGATATAACGGAGTGATGTTTTCTAGTAAATGGTTAGCAGACGATCTGAGTTTAAACCAAAGTGAATCTAACAACAATTTACAAAAGCTACGTGAAATAGTCAATCAAGCACATAAAGACTGTGGTTTCAACAACGGTTCTCCGGCTGATTGGTGGGTAATTGTTCTCGCAGATGGAGACAGTATGGGTAAATATGTTTCTGGTTCAAAAATGGAAAAATATTCTGAGTATCTTGTTCTCGATGCTATTGAGAACACAACTAAAAATTCAGCTAATTTTGAGGAACTTCTCAATACGAAAAAACGTATGGGACCTGCAACTCATGTGGGACTAAATCGCGCGCTTTTAGACTTTTCTAATCGTCTTGTGCCTTATCTTACAGAAAAACGTTTTTGTGGTAGGGTAGTTTATAGTGGTGGCGATGATGTAATGGCAGTTTTGCCATTAGCAGATTTACCTGAATTTCTCTTATCTTTACGTGCGGCTTGGTGTGGTGGAAAAGACCCACAAAATGAGTTTACCAGTAAAGGTGGTTATTGGCATCCAAACTCTCAATTAGAAGGTTTACCTTCCCGTCCTCATTTTACAATGGGTGAAGGTGCAACTATGAGTATGGGAATTGTAATTGCTCACAAAAGTGTTCCTTTACCAACTGTCTTAGAAAATCTCTGGGAAGCGGAAAAAGAACGAGCGAAAAAATTAGCAGGTAAAGATGGTTTGTGCTTCCGAGTTATTTATGGTGGTGGTAATACTTTAGAAGCTTTGATGAAAGGAGATTTACTCGATTCTTGGTGGAATTTTTTGCAAAATTACTCACAAGTGGATTTTAGTCCTTTGTTGTATCGACTTGCTGAAGAATTACCTCGTCACGCAGCAATAACCGAGTCAGATTGTTTGTTATCTAGAGCAACCGAAGTTATTCTTTCTCGACGGGAGCAAACTTTGTCTGATACAACTAAAGAGGCTTTACTTGACTGGGTTAATTGTTGGGAAGCGTGGGCTTATCAAACTCAACACAAACTGGGAAAAGATGCACTGGGTACTCAAGAAAAGGATTTGGCTTATTTGTTACGATTTAGTGCTTTCTGGGTCGATAAAATGATGCAGTTTCACGAATGGTCTTCTGAGTAAAGAAATATTTGAAGTTGATGCTTGTTGTTGATTTGATTGGGAAATAATGATGCTACATTGGTATGCAATTGAACCGTTGGATGTTTTACTTTTTCGGGAAGCGAAACCTTTTTCACCTGGGGAAGGTTCGTGGGCTAAAGGACAGTTTCCTCCGCTTCCGACGACAGTGTTTCAAGCTTTGAGGTCGGCTTTACCTAAATGTACGACAAAAGAAGAACGTCTTCAGAGAGATTTATCGTTTATGGGTCCATTTCTCCTGGATACCGATCACATACTTTGGCTACCAACTCCGCAAGATTTGTTAGCAGTCCAAAAGAAGTCTGCAAGTGACGATAATGCACAAGATGACTTGAATGAAACAACTTCAGAATGGGAGAGAACTTTACGTTTGCAACCTGCTAATCCTCAGCAGGAAGAGTGGAGACATCTTTGTTTCGATAGCGAAGAGTTACCACCAATGGTTGCTCCTATTGAACAATTAAAAGAAAATGAATTTATTTATCGTCCTTTTAGTTGGATAACTGCTTGTGCTTTGAGGAAATATCTCCAAGGTAAAAATCCAAATAATCCAAAGGATTTTCATGCTGACCCTTGGGATGTACAAATATTACCGCATATTCACATGGAAGAAAATACTCGACAAGTGAAGGATGCAGATGGATATTTTACTGAAGTTGCAATTCGTTTGCGTCCTGGGTGGAAACTGGTAGCGGGGATAAGTGCAAAATTAGAGACCACAGTGGTGCGTTTAGGTGGAGAAGGACATCGCGCGATCGCGTCTCCTGTTACTTTACCAGATTGGGAACTACTCGCACCTCACACTCAACCTCAAGGCAATTTCGCTTATCTGCTAACTCCTGGGTTAGCTGAAGTAGATGATGCAGTTTACGGTATTTATCCTCATTACTGGAAAGATAAATTAGCTGGATGCGTGGGAACTCGTCCTTTATTTTGGGGTGGAGTATCGACTATTTATCGTAAAAACCAACAGACACCACAATTCTCTTTACTTCCGCAACGAGCATTTGTTGCACCTGGTACAGTTTATCTGTTCAACAAATTGCCAGAACAGACAAATTTATTACCACAAAAAGTCACCAACTGGCAAACAACTTTCACTCAACTTAACTACGGAACCTTACTTTGGGGACAAAGAAAATGAAAACAAATCTAGCTTATTTGTATCTCCTTTCTCCTTTACATACTGGAGGAACTACTCAAGAAGGAAACTTAGTCGGTATTGCGCGAGAAGTTCATACTGATTTACCTTATTTACCTTCTAGCACAATTCGTGGTCGTTTGCGAGCCGCAACTCCGAAAGATATTCGGAATGAGTTATGGGGTAACACAATTGATAATGTTACTAACGGTGAAGATGATAACCTTAAACAAGGTAGTTTATGGGTAGGTGATGCAGCTATTCTTTGGTTTCCTGTTCCTTCTTTAAGTCATGGTGTAGTTTGGATTACTTCACCCTTATTACTACAACGTTGGGCGCGTTTTGTGAACCAAAATATAGCTATTCCCGAAATAGTTTTTTTTAGTGGCGGAAATCGAGCTAATCTTTATTTACGAGATACCATCTTTAAGAAAGATAAGTTAAAAGAATGGAAATCCGAAGAGTATTCGTCATTTATTCCTAACGGTTTTCAAGACACAAATGTTATGACTCAATTTTTGGTTTTGTCTAACCATAATTGTCGAGTATTGATTGAATCAAGTCTTTGGCGACAAGTAAAAGTTACCTTAGATTCACATAAATCTGTTAAGGGCGGATTTCGCTATGAAGAAGCAATACCTCCTGAAACATTAATGTATTTTCCTTGGGGAACAACTGTTGCTAACAACAATAATGTAGGGGAGGAAGTTGGTCATTTTCGAGAACTAATCAACGAAACCGATACTTGTCAAATAGGAGGACAAGAAAGCCTTGGTCGTGGAATTGTGCGATTGTGGTTAACTCCTGAAACAAAAAAATAACTAATTGATTGCTACCAGAAAATAGTTGAATTTGGAGAAAAAAATGCCAGAAGAATTGTTCGATCCGCGAGAAATTAGCAAAGAAGTTTATCACAAACTATCAGAAATAAGGAGTAACGAAAATGATAATCATCAGCGACTTAAAGAACAATATAGTCAGTCAGTAGAACTGTATACTTACTTGGCAACTTGGGGAATGTTACGTTTAAAAGCTGAAGAATTTGCTCCCAATCCTGACGGAAAACGAGATGCAATTATTGCTTATTTTCAAGTTCTCACGAAAATAACTGAAATTAAGCCCTTATTAGGGGAAAATAGCTTAGATACCTTAATAGCTATGGAACCTGAAGATTATCTCGGATTTACAGGTTTAGGCTTACAAGTAGCACGCGAGTTTGCATTTTGGGCGTTAGCTGTTTATGCCGATGTAAAAGCTGAAGCAGAATCAGCAAATTAATTAATATTGTTTACCCTGAGTAAGAAAATGCCACCATCTCCTTGGTTAAATCCTGAAGATTCACCTACACCAGATAGAACAGCGAGTTTTATTGAATATTTGCGTTGGATGCGTTCTCCAAATGTTGCAGATAAAGATAGTACCAAACTCGAAATTTTGCAGAATGCACAAAATAATGCTAACTATCACCAACGTTTAACATTATTGTGCGATCGCGTGCGTAGCTTTGCGGGACAGCAAGGAACAATCCTAGAACTAACTTGTCCCTGGCGGATTCGCGTCGGCGGACATACTGGACCAGAAAACATCCTACTTCCGGCTTTTGATGCCCTAGGTATGCCTTACCTCCCTAGTTCTAGTTTACGCGGTGTAGCTCGTTCCAAAGCAATCCGAGAAGTCGGAGAAGAGAATATTGCACCTTATTTCGGCGATCTTAATGCTACCAATCCTGCTCATCGCGCGGGGAAAGTCATCTTCTTTGATGCTTATCCCTTACCAGATACTCAGAGTCAAGGGGCAATTCGTAATCGTAATCAAAATCAGAACGGTGGACTAGCATTAGATATGGCAAATAATATTTGGAGTTGGCAAGAATCTCAGCTTCAATACAGCCCCAACCCTAATTTATTCTTTTCCCTCAAACAAGCCAAATTTGTGATTGGTTTGCGTCCGATGGCTGGTTGCGACGAAGCCACTTTTCAACAAGTGGTTGAGTGGTTAAGAAACGGACTGACTGAAAGTGGTTTAGGTTCGCAACTCAATACTGGTTACGGAAGATTAGTTTTATCTTCTTCCCCGAATACACCTTCAACAAATAATCTCCCTGGAGAATTCTTCCGCGTCGAATTTGAACTTGAGGGTCAGTTTATTCACGGTATCCAAGAATTTACCCAATGGGAATGGGAAGAGAGAGAAGGACAATGGGTACATCGGGGTAAACCCCAAGCCGAGATTCGTCCAGTTGCATTTAAGTCCATGTTACGTTATTGGTTTCGCGCTTTGGCACGAGGAGTTTTGCCTACTGATTCTGTTAAAAATTGGGAAGCCAACATTTTCGGTGGAATTAATCCACAACGACTGGGATGGTTGCGCTGTCATGTCTTACCTGGGAAAAACAACGAACCAAATCTACAAACGGGTATCCTCGTTTTAGCAAATCCACCAGAAATTCCTGAGAACAAAAAAAATGAAGTAAAAAAATTGTGCAAAAATTTGACTTGGATAATGTTTCACCTTGGCGGAATTGGACAAGGTGCGCGAAGACCTTGCTATCAGAGGAATAATCCTCCTTTTTGGCGGGGTTCAAGTCTGACTTGCATTCTTGACGACAATTGTAGCCAGGAAGAAGAAGAGTTCTGGGAAATACCCGAAAATATTGGCGAGTTTCGTAAATTATTTCGTCGTCGTTTACAAAGTTTTTATCGCTCATTAGCACAGTTGTCTCAAGTTGAGATAAACTCCCAACAACC includes:
- a CDS encoding type III-B CRISPR module-associated Cmr3 family protein, with the protein product MMLHWYAIEPLDVLLFREAKPFSPGEGSWAKGQFPPLPTTVFQALRSALPKCTTKEERLQRDLSFMGPFLLDTDHILWLPTPQDLLAVQKKSASDDNAQDDLNETTSEWERTLRLQPANPQQEEWRHLCFDSEELPPMVAPIEQLKENEFIYRPFSWITACALRKYLQGKNPNNPKDFHADPWDVQILPHIHMEENTRQVKDADGYFTEVAIRLRPGWKLVAGISAKLETTVVRLGGEGHRAIASPVTLPDWELLAPHTQPQGNFAYLLTPGLAEVDDAVYGIYPHYWKDKLAGCVGTRPLFWGGVSTIYRKNQQTPQFSLLPQRAFVAPGTVYLFNKLPEQTNLLPQKVTNWQTTFTQLNYGTLLWGQRK
- the cmr4 gene encoding type III-B CRISPR module RAMP protein Cmr4, with the translated sequence MKTNLAYLYLLSPLHTGGTTQEGNLVGIAREVHTDLPYLPSSTIRGRLRAATPKDIRNELWGNTIDNVTNGEDDNLKQGSLWVGDAAILWFPVPSLSHGVVWITSPLLLQRWARFVNQNIAIPEIVFFSGGNRANLYLRDTIFKKDKLKEWKSEEYSSFIPNGFQDTNVMTQFLVLSNHNCRVLIESSLWRQVKVTLDSHKSVKGGFRYEEAIPPETLMYFPWGTTVANNNNVGEEVGHFRELINETDTCQIGGQESLGRGIVRLWLTPETKK
- a CDS encoding RAMP superfamily CRISPR-associated protein — encoded protein: MPPSPWLNPEDSPTPDRTASFIEYLRWMRSPNVADKDSTKLEILQNAQNNANYHQRLTLLCDRVRSFAGQQGTILELTCPWRIRVGGHTGPENILLPAFDALGMPYLPSSSLRGVARSKAIREVGEENIAPYFGDLNATNPAHRAGKVIFFDAYPLPDTQSQGAIRNRNQNQNGGLALDMANNIWSWQESQLQYSPNPNLFFSLKQAKFVIGLRPMAGCDEATFQQVVEWLRNGLTESGLGSQLNTGYGRLVLSSSPNTPSTNNLPGEFFRVEFELEGQFIHGIQEFTQWEWEEREGQWVHRGKPQAEIRPVAFKSMLRYWFRALARGVLPTDSVKNWEANIFGGINPQRLGWLRCHVLPGKNNEPNLQTGILVLANPPEIPENKKNEVKKLCKNLTWIMFHLGGIGQGARRPCYQRNNPPFWRGSSLTCILDDNCSQEEEEFWEIPENIGEFRKLFRRRLQSFYRSLAQLSQVEINSQQPLSVNTEADWTEAIDANCRIVICQGQKRNNKVCALAVLHSQELKKNGDYDPDLCGGVNPPTPSPVWITHLEEVDFQVVTVFGVNNPPQQNFLQHLRNQAAQYVTVWKFPQPR